In the Nocardioides marmotae genome, GAACCCGCCGAGCGCCTTGTAGAGCGCGGCGGGCAGGTTGCGGACGTTGAAGATGAAGCTGGTGACCACCGGGCCGGCCCCGCGCTCGGCCTGGATGAGCTCGGGGGAGAGCACGACGAAGCGGGTGGTGTTGTGGTCCTCGTCCTCGACGTCCTCGGCCAGCACCTCCAGCCCGTAGATCTCGGCGGCCAGCGGCGGGGAGATCGCCGCCTGGGTCGGGTCGGCGGCCTCGGCCACCTCGCGCGCGGCGCCGGCGGTGTCGCCGGAGATGACGGGGGTCAGCCCGTGCTCGCGGATGATCTTGCGGCACTGGCCGAGCGCGTGGACGTGGCTGTGGACGGTCCGGATCGTGTCCAGCGAGGCGCCCGGCACCCCCATCAGGTGGAACCGGATGCGCAGGAAGTGCTCGCCGATGATGTGCAGGCCCGAGCCGGGCAGGAAGTGGTGGATGTCGGCCACCCGGCCGGCGATGGAGTTGTCGATCGGGATCATCGCCAGGTCGGCGCTGGGTTCGATCCCGGGGCCGGGCTCGACGGCGGCGAAGACGTCCTCGAAGGACGCGCATGGCACGGCCTCCCAGTCGGGGTAGTGCTGGGCGCACACGATGTGGGAGTTGGCTCCTGGTTCGCCCTGGTAGGCGATGCGTCGGGCGTCGGGCACGGCCGCAGTCTAGGGTCGGCGCCGTGGTCGT is a window encoding:
- a CDS encoding prephenate dehydratase; the encoded protein is MPDARRIAYQGEPGANSHIVCAQHYPDWEAVPCASFEDVFAAVEPGPGIEPSADLAMIPIDNSIAGRVADIHHFLPGSGLHIIGEHFLRIRFHLMGVPGASLDTIRTVHSHVHALGQCRKIIREHGLTPVISGDTAGAAREVAEAADPTQAAISPPLAAEIYGLEVLAEDVEDEDHNTTRFVVLSPELIQAERGAGPVVTSFIFNVRNLPAALYKALGGFATNGVNLTKLESYMVGGEFTATQFLCEVDGHPEDPALARALEELAFFTTDIKVLGVYPADPFRA